A region of the Parafrankia discariae genome:
GGATGGGTCGCCAGGTGGTAGAGCGAGTAGCCGAGCGCGGCCGCGACGGTGTCCAGACCCGCCATGAACATGAAGAAGCAGTAGGAGAGGACCTCGTCGTCGGTCACCGGCCGGCCGTCGACCTTGAAGGCGATCGCGTGGCTCACCAGATCGTCCCCGGGCCTGCGCCGGCGATCGGCGATGACCGAGCCGAAGTACTCGTACACCGCCGCCATCGCCGTCGTCCGGTTGTGGGCGATCTCCTCCGGCGTCGAGCCGTTCGAGTGCAGGATGTTGGCTTCCCAGGCCATGAACCGGTCGAGGTCGCCGACCGGGAGCCCCATCAGCTCGAGGAAGATCGTCGTCGGGTAGTGGAACGAGAAGTCGGTGATCACGTCACAGGACCCGCGGTCGGCGAACGACTCGATGAGCCCGACCGCCCGCGACCGGATCCGGTCGTCGAGCCCGTCGATCGCCCGCGGCGAGAAGTACGGGCCGAGCTGCCGCCGCCACTGCCGGTGCTCGTCGCCGCCGAGCATGTGCGGGATCCAGCGGTAGCTGGGATCCGGCTCCATGACCGTGACCGCCTGGGTCGAGAAGGTGTCGGTGTCCTGGTAGGCGCTGAGGATGTCCTCGTACCGGGTGAGCACGTAGTAGCCGTTGGCGAAGGTGTTGCGCACCACCGGCGCCTCGGCGCGCAGCTGGTCGAAGAAGGCGGTCCACTCTCCGACCGGACGCTGTTCGTGGGGTGAGTAGGTCACGGCCGGGCACCGGCTCGGCGCCGGGTCGGTAACAGACATGCGGACTCCCTCCGTCGCTGGGTGATGGCGATCCGGTTGGTGGGCGGCCAGGCTGCGGCCGCCGAAGGACGCGGTCATCGCCGGGTCGCGGTCATCGCCGGGTCATTGCGCCGTGATGGCCCGTTCGGGGCAGGAGGCCGCGGCCTCGCGCGCCGTGTCCTCGCCCCCCGCCGGCACCTCGAACCCGGGGCGCAACGCGTAGCCGCTGTCGTCGATCTGGAACAGGTCCGGATCGGTCCCGTAGCAACGCGCATGGCCGGAGCACTTGTCCATATCGATAGTCACCCGCACCGAACCTCTCCTCTCCGCCTCACTGTGCACATTCGCGCAGGTCACCCGCTCGCGCGCGGCGCGCGTCGGCACCCGTCATCAGGTGATCGCGCCGGCCAGCTTGAGTTCGATCAGCCGTTCGTCGCTGAGCCCGAGATCGCGCAGGACGTCGTCGGTGTGCTCGGCGAACAGCGGACCCCGGCGCAACGCCGCCGCCTGCTCGTCGAACTGCACGGGGCTGGCCACCAGCTCCCTGGGCACGCCCTCGGCGTCCTCGACCGTCGTGATCATGCCGTTGGCCCGCAGCGAGACGTCGTTGGCCACGCCCCAGGCGTCCTGGACGACAGCCCACTGGCCCTCGATGTGCGCGAGCCTGGCCAGCCAGTCCTCGAGGGTGCGCCCGCCGATGATCTCCGCGACGATCTCGGCCGCCACGGGTGCCCGGTCCATCAGCTTCTCGACCGTGTCGAACCGCTCGTCGGAGACGAGCTCCGGCCGCCCCGCGACCTCGCAGAACTCCGCCCAGTAGCGACCGGGCTGCAGCATCGAGAACAGCAGCCACCGGTCGTCGGCGGTGCGGTAGGGGCCGACCAGCGGGTTGCGCGCCGAGCCGTGCCGCGGGGCGGGCGGCCGCGGCGGCGGACCGCCGGCCATCAGTGCGAGGTTGACGGTGAACTGTGTCGCCCAGGCCCCGACGCCCAGCAGGGACACGTCGACGACCGAGGTCTCCCCCGTGGTGGCGCGGGCGAACAGGGCCGCCGCCACGCCGCCGGCGATGGTCATGCCGCCGATGTTGTCGCCGAACCCGCCCGCGGGCATCGGGGCCAGCCGGTCGGCGCCGGGCGGGGTGGCTCCCGCGCCGCCGCCCGCGCGGGCCCAGAAGGCGGTCATGTCGTAGCCGCCCTTGCCCGCCTCGGGGCCGCGGGTGCCGAAGCCGGAGCCGCGCACGTAAATGATCTCTGGGTTGACCTTGCGGACGTCGTCGAGCTCGATCCGCAGCTTGGCGCGCGCGTCGGGCAGGAAGTTGGTCAGGAAGACGTCGCTCTGCCTGATCAGCTCGTCGAGGAGCTCGCGGGCCTGCGGGTTCTCCAGCGCCAGCCCGACGCTGCGCTTGCCCCGGTTCGGCCCCTCGACGATCGGCGAGAAGCTGCTGCCCTTCGCGATCGCGTCGACGCCCAGGACGTTCGTGAGCCCGCGCTGGCCGTCGCCGCGCACGGCGTGCTCGACCTTGATGACGTCGGCGCCCCAGTCCGCCAGGATCGCACCCGCCGCCGGGACGAAGGTGAACTGGGCCACCTCGAGCACGCGGATGCCCTGCATCGGTAGCTGCATGGTTCTCTGGATCTCCTCGGTTCCGGCTGTGCTCCCGCGAAGCGGGCGGTCGATCGGTCCGGTCTGTCGTCGCTCGGCGAGGGAGCTCGACGGGGGTCTCGACGGGGGTCAGCCCCGTCTCAGCAGCAGCGCGCCCCCCGGCGCCCCGCCGCCCGTGCAGACCACGGCCACCTCGGCGTCCGCGACCTGCCGCCCGTGCGCCTCGCCGCGCAGCTGGAGCATCGCCTCGCGGACGAAACCGAAGCCGTGGAGCCGCCCGGCGGAGAGCTGGCCGCCGTGCGGGTTCAGCGGGAGCCGACCGCCCCGGGCGATCCCCCGGCCCTCGTCGATGAACGCGCGCGCACCGCCGGGCTCGCAGAAGCCGAGCCCCTCGAGCCAGGACAGCGCGTTGAAGGTGAACCCGTCGTAGAGCAGGGCGACGTCGACGTCGTCGGGACGCAGCGCCGACCGGCTCCACAGGTGGCGCGCAGGTCCCCGGGTCTGCGGCTCGTGGGTCAGGGTGTCCTGGTCCCAGCTGATCCGTTCGAGGATCTGGGTGCCGACCGCGTCGACCAGCACCGCGGGCCGCGGGCGGTCGGGGACGGTCTCGACAGCCGAGACGACGACGGCCACGGCACCGTCCACCGGGACGTCGCAGTCGTAGAGGCCGAACGGGGTCGAGACCAGCCGCGCGGCGAGATAGTCCTCGATCGTGAACGGGTCGCGGTACACGGCTTCGGGGTTGCGGCTCGCGTTGTCGCGCGCGGTGACCGCGATCCAGCCGAGCGTCGACCGGTCGCCGCCGTAGCGGTGGAAGTAGTGCGAGGCCTGGAGCGCTATCCAGTTCGCGGCCGACATGGCGCCGTACGGTGCCCGCTCCTCGAACATGCCGGTGGCTCGGCCGGCCGGCGCCTCCCATCGGCCGGCGCGGACGAGCGCGGCGTGGGAGGACTCCCACACCGTCCGGAAGCACAGCACGTGGCGGCACAGCCCCGCGGCCACCGCCAGCATCCCCGCGACGATCGCCCCGGACTGGCCCGGGGTGTCCCCCGCGCCGTTGATCCAGGTCGGGTGCAGCTGCAACGCCTCGGCGAGCGGCGCTATCCCGCCCTCGGACATGCCCGGCCCGCCGACCCTGCCCGGATAGGTGGACAGCCCGTCGATCTCGTCGAGCGTGAGCCCGGCGTCCTCGACCGCCGCCAGGCACGCCTGGACGGTGAGCTCGAGCGGATCGACCATCAACCGGCGGCCCACCCGTGACTGGCCGACCCCGGTGAGGGCCACCTTCTCCTCGAATTTCGCCGCCGACACCGGCCTCACGGCCACTGCCAGCTCGCGCGGTTCGGGCACCGCGAGCGCCTCGCCCGCGCGGTCGGGATCCGGTTCGAACAACGGGATGTGGACGTCGTCGGCCTGCTCGAACAGCACCCGCACCGCCAGGCCGACCCGCACGTCCCCGGGCTCGCAGTTGACGATGTTGGTGGTCAGCCGGACGCCGTCGTCCTCCGCGAGCGCCACCACCGCCACCACGTACGGCGGCGGGAAGTCGGGTAACCACTGCTGGTGGTTGACGGTGAACCCGGCGACCACCCCCCGACCGGAGACCGCCGCCATCGTCATCGCGCCGCCACGGCAGACGCGGCAGCGCGGCAGCGGCGGATGGGTGAACGCCCCGCAGTCCCCGCACCGGAGGACGCGCAGCACGCCGTCCGCGCCGGACGTCCAGAACTCGCCGCTGGCGAGCGTCGGCTGAGGCCGCGGCCGCGTCACCGGCGCCGCCCCGGCGTGAGGGGCGCCGGGGGCAGGGGCTCCGGCCCGCTCAGGAGCGCGGGAAGTCGAAGACGTCACGGGCGTTGAGCTCGACGATCTGGTGGGCCTCGTCGTCGGGCACATCGAGGAGTGACTCGGCGATCACCTTGCGGCTGTTCGGCCACATGGAGTCCGAGTGGGGGTAGTCGATCTCGACGCAGATCCGGTCGACACCGATGGCGTGCCGGTTGGTCAGCCCGAACTGGTCGTCGATGTAGCAGCCCCAGAAGTGCTTGCGGAGCAGCTCGCTGGGGCGGGTGTCGAAGTCGATGGGCTGGTAGTAGCGGTGGCGGCCCCAGACCCAGTCGGCCCGCTCGGCGATGTAGGGCAGCCAGCCGATGCCGCCCTCGGAGAGCATGAACTTCAGGCCCGGGTGCTTCTGCAGCTGCCCGGAGAACAGCAGGTCCACGGTCGACCACATCAGGTTGGTCGCGTAGAGGGCGAACGACGTCGCGGGGGGCGCCTGGCCGGGCGCGGGCGGGTTCGGCGAGAGCGCGGCGGCCGAGAAGTTGAAGCCGGGCACGAAGCTGCCCGAGCCGAAGTGCAGGCTCACCGGGACCCCGGTCTCCTCCAGGACGTCCCACAGCGGACCCCAGTGGTCGTCGTGGAACGACGGCAGCCCGAGCGGGACCGGGCTGTCGGGAAACGAGACGGTACGGGCGCCCTTCGCCGCGACCCGGCGCAGTTCGGCCACCGCCTCGTCGAGGTCCCACAGCGGGAGCAGGGCGAGCGGCACGAACCGGTCGGGCGCCGACGCCGACCACTCGTCGATGCTGAAGTCGTTCCAGGCCCGCACGCAGGCCAGCCCCAGCTCGGGATCCTTGGCCCGCATGAACACCCGGCCGCCGAAGCCGGGGAACGACGGGAAGCAGCAGGCGGCCTGGATCCCGTCGAGGTCCATGTCCTTGACCCGCTCGACCGGGTCGTAGCAGCCCGGGATCATGTCGTCGAAGCGCAGCGGCTCCATCCCGAACTCCTCGGGAGTCTTGCCGGCGACCGCGTTCAACCCGATGTACGGGAAGACCTGGTCCTCCATGTGCCACACGTGCCGGCGCTGCTCGTCCTCGACGATGCGCGGGCCCGCGTCCAGGAACTTCCGCGGGAGCCGGTCGGCGAAGACCCGCGGGTGTTCGATGAGGTGATCGTCGACCGAAATGATCTGCATGTAGTCCTGGAGCGGCATCCAGCGTCCCTTCAGGTCCCCTCGACTGTGCCATCGATCATATAACCTATTGTACTACATTGTGCGATAGTGCCACTGGCGCAGCCGGCGTTCCACCCGAGGAGCGATGCATGGAGACAGAGCCGACCAGGCCCCTGGACGACGACCACGACCTGCTGAACTTCGACGAGACGGGCGGCCGGCTGCGGACGGAGATCGCGGCCGTCGAGGCCACGCTGTCCGCGGCGGAAGGCGAGGGCGCGGAGGCGGATGCGGGTGAGCGGCGTGCCGCCGCCGAGGCCCGCCTGGCGGCCCTGCGCGCCGCGCTGGCACGCAACAGCC
Encoded here:
- a CDS encoding cytochrome P450 — protein: MSVTDPAPSRCPAVTYSPHEQRPVGEWTAFFDQLRAEAPVVRNTFANGYYVLTRYEDILSAYQDTDTFSTQAVTVMEPDPSYRWIPHMLGGDEHRQWRRQLGPYFSPRAIDGLDDRIRSRAVGLIESFADRGSCDVITDFSFHYPTTIFLELMGLPVGDLDRFMAWEANILHSNGSTPEEIAHNRTTAMAAVYEYFGSVIADRRRRPGDDLVSHAIAFKVDGRPVTDDEVLSYCFFMFMAGLDTVAAALGYSLYHLATHPEDRARIVADPALIPSAIEEILRAYAFTIPARKVTKDIEVAGCPIAAGSMVQLPIKAATRDGSAFASPAEVLIDRKPNNHIAFGAGPHRCLGSHLARHELAIALEEWHKRIPDYRLADDAVITELGRSSGPDTVPVVWAR
- a CDS encoding thiolase C-terminal domain-containing protein, with protein sequence MTRPRPQPTLASGEFWTSGADGVLRVLRCGDCGAFTHPPLPRCRVCRGGAMTMAAVSGRGVVAGFTVNHQQWLPDFPPPYVVAVVALAEDDGVRLTTNIVNCEPGDVRVGLAVRVLFEQADDVHIPLFEPDPDRAGEALAVPEPRELAVAVRPVSAAKFEEKVALTGVGQSRVGRRLMVDPLELTVQACLAAVEDAGLTLDEIDGLSTYPGRVGGPGMSEGGIAPLAEALQLHPTWINGAGDTPGQSGAIVAGMLAVAAGLCRHVLCFRTVWESSHAALVRAGRWEAPAGRATGMFEERAPYGAMSAANWIALQASHYFHRYGGDRSTLGWIAVTARDNASRNPEAVYRDPFTIEDYLAARLVSTPFGLYDCDVPVDGAVAVVVSAVETVPDRPRPAVLVDAVGTQILERISWDQDTLTHEPQTRGPARHLWSRSALRPDDVDVALLYDGFTFNALSWLEGLGFCEPGGARAFIDEGRGIARGGRLPLNPHGGQLSAGRLHGFGFVREAMLQLRGEAHGRQVADAEVAVVCTGGGAPGGALLLRRG
- a CDS encoding amidohydrolase family protein; this translates as MPLQDYMQIISVDDHLIEHPRVFADRLPRKFLDAGPRIVEDEQRRHVWHMEDQVFPYIGLNAVAGKTPEEFGMEPLRFDDMIPGCYDPVERVKDMDLDGIQAACCFPSFPGFGGRVFMRAKDPELGLACVRAWNDFSIDEWSASAPDRFVPLALLPLWDLDEAVAELRRVAAKGARTVSFPDSPVPLGLPSFHDDHWGPLWDVLEETGVPVSLHFGSGSFVPGFNFSAAALSPNPPAPGQAPPATSFALYATNLMWSTVDLLFSGQLQKHPGLKFMLSEGGIGWLPYIAERADWVWGRHRYYQPIDFDTRPSELLRKHFWGCYIDDQFGLTNRHAIGVDRICVEIDYPHSDSMWPNSRKVIAESLLDVPDDEAHQIVELNARDVFDFPRS
- a CDS encoding CaiB/BaiF CoA transferase family protein, which encodes MQLPMQGIRVLEVAQFTFVPAAGAILADWGADVIKVEHAVRGDGQRGLTNVLGVDAIAKGSSFSPIVEGPNRGKRSVGLALENPQARELLDELIRQSDVFLTNFLPDARAKLRIELDDVRKVNPEIIYVRGSGFGTRGPEAGKGGYDMTAFWARAGGGAGATPPGADRLAPMPAGGFGDNIGGMTIAGGVAAALFARATTGETSVVDVSLLGVGAWATQFTVNLALMAGGPPPRPPAPRHGSARNPLVGPYRTADDRWLLFSMLQPGRYWAEFCEVAGRPELVSDERFDTVEKLMDRAPVAAEIVAEIIGGRTLEDWLARLAHIEGQWAVVQDAWGVANDVSLRANGMITTVEDAEGVPRELVASPVQFDEQAAALRRGPLFAEHTDDVLRDLGLSDERLIELKLAGAIT
- a CDS encoding ferredoxin, with product MTIDMDKCSGHARCYGTDPDLFQIDDSGYALRPGFEVPAGGEDTAREAAASCPERAITAQ